A genome region from Streptomyces sp. S4.7 includes the following:
- a CDS encoding ATP-binding protein, which produces MCSDEATADGLRCVLTFKAEPTRIRLLRRTVRDQLTSWGMSALSDEVQLAVTELASNVIKHVGEGVPSALVMEPREGVLRVEVHDTSHAVPAVRDPQCGAECGRGLHLLAGMSANWGTAQTATGKAVWCEFAIQAVGGHCLRVRRAMSVMENYRLAMDGRPSLGVSRLPVLEESATELIADLLHWLSAQGGDPDAILDRAQMHFEADAA; this is translated from the coding sequence ATGTGCAGCGATGAAGCCACAGCAGATGGTCTCCGTTGTGTTCTGACATTCAAGGCTGAGCCGACGAGAATCCGGCTGCTTCGCCGGACCGTTCGGGATCAGCTCACCTCGTGGGGGATGTCTGCTCTGTCTGACGAGGTGCAGTTGGCAGTCACGGAATTGGCAAGCAACGTGATCAAGCACGTGGGCGAAGGCGTGCCTTCCGCGCTCGTGATGGAACCGCGGGAAGGTGTGCTTCGCGTGGAGGTCCATGACACGAGCCACGCGGTTCCGGCGGTCCGCGACCCGCAGTGTGGTGCTGAGTGTGGTCGGGGTCTTCACTTGCTGGCCGGAATGTCGGCGAACTGGGGTACTGCCCAGACGGCCACGGGCAAGGCGGTGTGGTGTGAGTTTGCGATCCAAGCGGTGGGTGGCCATTGTCTGCGTGTTCGGCGTGCGATGTCGGTGATGGAGAACTACCGCCTCGCCATGGACGGGAGACCGTCGCTGGGAGTGAGCCGCCTGCCAGTGCTGGAGGAATCGGCAACGGAACTCATCGCCGATCTGCTCCACTGGCTGAGTGCTCAAGGCGGCGATCCAGATGCGATCTTGGATCGAGCGCAGATGCACTTCGAGGCTGACGCCGCCTGA
- a CDS encoding helix-turn-helix transcriptional regulator, with protein MPAKTTTRRRQLGAMMRKLRASKGMTLEEAGRLVGISKATVSRYETQEGPVKWPIVDALCREYDASDAERNAVVALAKDAKQQGWWGPLSDSIPAEMSLLLTLEDEASREDHFSCVYVPGLLQTRNYTMAIQQANEMRLTQQEVEHLVDIRMKRQEILTRAKPPHLWAILDESVIRRVVGSREIMREQLSHLLEANESPDITLQILPFAKGAHSAALGSFVILGGVEASLDVVYVDLHIGSLFMEKDEELNRYRLAFDYLRAQALDMSASSLMMERVREEM; from the coding sequence ATGCCAGCGAAGACCACGACACGCCGCCGTCAGCTCGGCGCCATGATGCGCAAGCTTCGTGCGAGCAAGGGCATGACACTGGAGGAAGCAGGCCGACTGGTCGGAATCTCAAAGGCGACCGTCAGCCGCTATGAGACTCAGGAAGGACCGGTGAAATGGCCCATCGTGGATGCGCTCTGCCGCGAGTACGACGCGAGCGACGCAGAGCGCAATGCGGTTGTGGCCTTGGCCAAGGACGCCAAACAACAGGGCTGGTGGGGTCCGCTCAGCGACTCCATCCCAGCCGAGATGAGTCTGCTCCTGACGCTTGAAGACGAGGCCTCCCGTGAGGACCACTTCTCCTGCGTCTACGTGCCGGGGCTACTTCAGACCCGCAACTACACCATGGCGATCCAGCAGGCGAACGAGATGCGCCTCACTCAGCAGGAGGTCGAACACCTTGTAGATATCCGGATGAAGCGGCAGGAAATCCTCACCCGTGCCAAGCCGCCGCACCTCTGGGCGATCCTTGATGAGTCGGTGATCCGACGGGTAGTCGGCTCACGCGAAATCATGCGTGAGCAACTCAGCCACCTCCTGGAGGCCAACGAGTCTCCGGATATCACCCTTCAGATCCTCCCGTTCGCCAAGGGAGCCCACAGCGCCGCGCTGGGTAGTTTCGTGATCCTGGGCGGAGTGGAAGCATCGCTGGACGTCGTCTACGTCGACCTGCACATCGGCTCTCTGTTCATGGAGAAGGACGAGGAACTGAACCGATACAGACTTGCGTTCGACTACCTGCGCGCACAAGCGTTGGACATGTCCGCTTCATCGCTCATGATGGAGCGCGTTCGCGAGGAGATGTAA
- a CDS encoding DUF397 domain-containing protein, which yields MGVPVTESAEAVVWFKSSYSGGNATECVEAAHLAHAFAVRDSKCPAGPCLAFSTGSWGGFIDALREGRIG from the coding sequence ATGGGTGTTCCGGTTACCGAGTCGGCAGAGGCAGTTGTGTGGTTCAAGTCCTCTTACAGCGGTGGCAACGCCACGGAGTGTGTCGAGGCTGCTCACCTCGCGCACGCCTTCGCTGTCAGAGACTCCAAGTGCCCAGCGGGCCCCTGCCTGGCTTTCAGCACAGGCTCATGGGGTGGCTTCATAGACGCGCTGCGTGAAGGCAGGATTGGATGA
- a CDS encoding DUF397 domain-containing protein: protein MTSSPTESQWRKSSYSNGAGGECVEVAAFTGNVGVRDSKVLDGERLAVPHSAWAEFVTAVRHQELG, encoded by the coding sequence ATGACTTCGTCCCCCACCGAGTCCCAGTGGCGAAAGAGTAGCTACAGCAACGGAGCCGGCGGAGAGTGTGTTGAGGTCGCCGCCTTCACAGGGAACGTGGGCGTGCGTGACTCGAAAGTGCTCGACGGGGAGCGACTGGCCGTGCCACACAGCGCCTGGGCCGAATTTGTCACCGCTGTGCGGCACCAGGAACTCGGCTGA
- the dnaE gene encoding DNA polymerase III subunit alpha, with the protein MSDSFVHLHNHTEYSMLDGAQRLKPMFTEVARQGMPAIAMSDHGNMFGAYEFQQVAKGFDGVKPIIGIEAYVAPSSRRNRKQEFWGPGGVRAMSDDGEGSKDVSGGGRFTHMTMWARNVQGLRNLFYLATEASYTGQFPAGKPRMDMELISEHAEGIIGTTGCPSGAIQTRLRLNQYDEAREVAASYQDILGKENYFLELMDHGLDLERNVRADLLRLAKDLDIPLLATNDAHYVLEEHADAHDNLLCIGVGKNKDDPNRFRFNGSGYYLKTAAQMRELFSEIPEACNNTLLIAERIESYEEVFAPEDEMPQFPDVPEGETQESWLRRECIKGLEMRYGTPLPDEVTERFETEMKVIGPMGFSSYFLVVADICQHARDNKIPVGPGRGSATGSIVAYATRITELCPLEHGLLFERFLNPERINPPDVDLDFDDRHRDRMVRYVVEKYGDEYTAMVNTFGKLKAKNAIKDTSRLLGYPFSHGERITKALPADVMGKSIPLDGIFDSNHPRYGEAGEIRGLYENEPEVRKVIDGAKGVEGLIRNTGVHAAAVILSKTRLTDRIPLHMRAKDGVKITGFDYPSCEDMGLVKMDFLGLRNLGVIDHAIQNIRENRGVDITTDTVPQDGSQPIPLDDVTTFQLLARGDTFGVFQLDGGGMRTLLKLMEPTRFEDIAAALALYRPGPMAANAHTNYAHRKTGRQEIAPIHPELRDALEPILGNTFHLLVYQEQIMAIARQLAGYTLGGADLLRRAMGKKKPEVLAAEWEKFHGGMQANNYSEESIKALWDVMLPFSGYAFNKSHTAGYGLVSYWTAYLKANYPAEYMAALLTSVGDDKDKAGIYLADARKLGVQVLPPDINESVADFTAIGDDVRFGLRSVRNVGDGVIESLVTTRKSKGKYTSFPDFLDKAEIGALNKRAVESLIKAGAFDSLQHTRKGLCAAHEDAIDAIIPVKKAAAFGQDDLFAGMGGDGEDTPAFGLDFPIGDSEWPRKALLSEERDMLGMYVSAHPLDGTEHILSRHRDTTISELLGSGRTEGVAQLSGLITNVDRRMTKQGNAWAIINLADRDGEMEILFFPATYNLVQHALLPDSVVSVQGRLNDRDGAVSIFGQELQTLDVSSAESGGRPPVQLALRSHKINDPAVKELKRILGAHKGESPVRLRVEAPQKTVVYELGFLVDPTSVASDIKGTFGPDAWIGVS; encoded by the coding sequence GTGTCCGACAGCTTTGTTCACCTGCACAATCACACCGAATACTCGATGCTCGACGGTGCGCAGCGGCTGAAGCCGATGTTCACGGAGGTGGCCCGCCAGGGCATGCCCGCGATCGCCATGAGCGATCACGGGAACATGTTCGGAGCGTACGAGTTTCAGCAGGTGGCCAAGGGCTTCGATGGCGTGAAGCCGATTATCGGGATCGAGGCGTACGTCGCGCCTTCCTCGCGCCGGAACCGCAAGCAGGAGTTCTGGGGCCCTGGTGGTGTCAGGGCGATGTCGGACGACGGCGAGGGCTCGAAGGACGTCTCCGGTGGTGGCCGGTTCACGCACATGACGATGTGGGCGCGGAACGTCCAGGGTCTGCGGAACCTGTTCTACCTGGCCACCGAGGCTTCGTACACGGGCCAGTTCCCGGCCGGCAAGCCGCGGATGGACATGGAGCTGATCTCCGAGCACGCCGAGGGGATCATCGGTACGACCGGCTGCCCCTCGGGCGCGATCCAGACGCGGCTGCGCCTGAACCAGTACGACGAGGCCCGGGAGGTGGCAGCCTCCTACCAGGACATTCTCGGCAAGGAGAATTACTTCCTGGAGCTGATGGACCACGGTCTGGATCTTGAGCGCAACGTGCGGGCCGACCTCCTGCGCCTGGCGAAGGACCTCGACATCCCGCTTCTGGCCACCAACGATGCGCACTACGTCCTTGAGGAGCACGCTGACGCGCACGACAACCTGCTGTGCATCGGTGTCGGGAAGAACAAGGACGACCCGAACCGTTTCCGGTTCAACGGCAGCGGCTACTACCTCAAGACCGCGGCGCAGATGCGGGAGTTGTTCTCTGAAATCCCCGAGGCGTGCAACAACACACTGCTGATCGCCGAGCGCATCGAGTCCTACGAGGAGGTTTTCGCACCTGAGGACGAGATGCCGCAGTTTCCCGACGTTCCGGAGGGCGAGACCCAGGAGTCGTGGCTGCGCAGGGAGTGCATCAAGGGGTTGGAGATGCGCTACGGCACTCCCCTCCCGGACGAGGTGACGGAGCGGTTCGAGACCGAGATGAAGGTCATCGGTCCGATGGGCTTCAGCTCGTACTTCCTCGTCGTCGCGGACATCTGCCAGCACGCCCGTGACAACAAGATCCCGGTCGGCCCCGGCCGTGGATCAGCCACCGGCTCGATCGTGGCCTACGCGACGCGCATCACCGAGTTGTGCCCGCTGGAGCACGGTCTGCTGTTCGAACGGTTCCTGAACCCCGAGCGCATCAACCCGCCGGATGTCGACCTCGACTTCGACGACCGCCACCGTGACCGGATGGTGCGGTACGTCGTCGAGAAGTACGGCGACGAGTACACCGCCATGGTGAACACGTTCGGCAAGCTGAAGGCGAAGAACGCGATCAAGGACACGTCGCGTCTGCTGGGTTACCCCTTCAGCCACGGTGAGCGCATCACGAAGGCCCTGCCGGCGGACGTGATGGGCAAGAGCATCCCTCTCGACGGCATCTTCGACTCGAACCACCCCCGCTACGGGGAAGCCGGTGAGATCCGCGGCCTGTACGAGAACGAGCCGGAGGTCCGGAAGGTCATCGACGGCGCCAAGGGCGTCGAGGGCCTTATCCGTAACACCGGCGTCCACGCCGCCGCGGTCATCCTGTCCAAGACCCGGCTGACCGACCGCATCCCGCTGCACATGCGCGCCAAGGACGGCGTGAAGATCACCGGCTTCGACTACCCCAGTTGCGAGGACATGGGGCTGGTCAAGATGGACTTCCTGGGGCTGCGCAACCTGGGCGTGATCGACCACGCGATCCAGAACATCCGGGAGAACCGCGGCGTCGATATCACCACCGACACCGTCCCCCAGGACGGTTCACAACCGATCCCGCTCGACGACGTGACGACCTTCCAACTCCTGGCGCGCGGCGACACGTTCGGCGTGTTCCAGCTCGACGGCGGCGGAATGCGCACCCTGCTGAAGCTGATGGAACCGACACGGTTCGAGGACATCGCGGCGGCCCTCGCTCTCTACCGCCCGGGCCCGATGGCGGCGAACGCGCACACCAACTACGCGCACCGCAAAACCGGTCGCCAGGAGATCGCGCCGATCCATCCCGAACTGCGGGACGCCCTGGAGCCGATCCTTGGAAACACCTTCCACCTGCTCGTCTACCAAGAGCAGATCATGGCCATCGCCCGGCAGCTCGCCGGCTACACCCTCGGCGGCGCCGACCTGTTGCGCCGCGCGATGGGTAAGAAGAAGCCCGAGGTGCTGGCCGCCGAATGGGAGAAATTCCACGGCGGCATGCAGGCCAACAACTACTCCGAGGAGTCCATTAAGGCCCTGTGGGACGTCATGCTCCCGTTCTCCGGCTACGCCTTCAACAAATCCCACACCGCCGGATACGGTCTGGTGTCCTACTGGACCGCCTACCTCAAGGCGAACTACCCCGCCGAGTACATGGCCGCGCTCCTCACCTCGGTCGGCGACGACAAGGACAAGGCCGGTATCTACCTGGCCGACGCCCGCAAGCTGGGCGTGCAGGTGCTGCCCCCGGACATCAACGAGTCCGTCGCCGACTTCACCGCCATCGGCGACGACGTACGGTTCGGCCTTCGCTCGGTACGTAACGTCGGTGACGGCGTCATCGAGTCCCTGGTTACCACCCGCAAGTCCAAGGGCAAGTACACCTCCTTCCCCGACTTCCTCGACAAGGCCGAAATCGGGGCCCTGAACAAGCGGGCCGTGGAGTCACTGATCAAGGCCGGTGCCTTCGACTCGCTCCAGCACACCCGCAAGGGGCTGTGCGCCGCACACGAGGACGCGATCGACGCGATCATCCCCGTGAAGAAGGCCGCCGCCTTCGGCCAGGACGACCTGTTCGCAGGCATGGGCGGAGACGGAGAAGACACACCGGCCTTCGGGCTGGACTTCCCGATCGGCGACAGCGAGTGGCCCCGCAAGGCTCTTCTCTCCGAGGAACGGGACATGCTCGGCATGTACGTCTCGGCGCACCCGCTGGACGGCACCGAGCACATCCTGTCCCGCCACCGGGACACCACCATCAGCGAGCTGCTCGGCTCGGGCCGCACCGAGGGCGTGGCACAGCTGTCCGGGCTCATCACGAATGTCGACCGCCGGATGACCAAGCAGGGCAACGCCTGGGCGATCATCAACCTCGCCGACCGAGACGGCGAGATGGAAATCCTGTTCTTCCCGGCCACCTACAACCTCGTGCAGCACGCTCTGCTCCCGGACAGCGTGGTCAGCGTCCAGGGGCGGCTCAACGACCGGGACGGGGCCGTCAGCATCTTCGGGCAGGAACTCCAGACGCTGGACGTGTCGTCCGCCGAGAGCGGCGGCCGCCCCCCCGTCCAACTCGCTCTTCGCTCCCACAAGATCAACGACCCGGCTGTGAAGGAACTCAAGCGCATCCTCGGCGCACACAAGGGAGAGAGCCCGGTACGCCTGCGCGTTGAGGCCCCGCAGAAGACAGTCGTGTACGAACTCGGCTTCCTTGTGGACCCGACATCGGTCGCCTCCGACATCAAGGGCACCTTCGGACCGGACGCCTGGATCGGTGTGTCGTGA
- a CDS encoding DUF6300 family protein, with product MNDEQEYEIRLSQTPPCGHCDQPTLLTAAFPSPMTNARGDGVKGLCEVALCRTCDYGEPAANGLLAFFTVHERLDEVDLWTFNELVVAWVDVARRRQVDQVQLDAEYERWREGVL from the coding sequence GTGAACGACGAGCAGGAGTACGAAATCCGGCTTTCACAGACACCCCCGTGCGGGCACTGCGATCAGCCGACGCTGCTCACGGCAGCCTTCCCGAGCCCCATGACGAACGCCCGGGGCGACGGCGTGAAGGGCCTCTGCGAAGTTGCTCTCTGCCGCACCTGCGATTACGGGGAGCCAGCCGCGAACGGACTCCTGGCGTTCTTCACCGTTCACGAGAGACTTGATGAAGTCGACCTCTGGACCTTCAACGAACTTGTCGTCGCCTGGGTGGACGTCGCCCGCCGCCGTCAGGTCGACCAAGTGCAGCTCGATGCCGAGTACGAACGCTGGCGCGAGGGCGTGCTGTAG
- a CDS encoding carboxymuconolactone decarboxylase family protein, translated as MAGRSRSEVESEIKETLGLVPHFLAQIPDEMLDAEWEIFKRIELGETLIPNKYKELMGIALHSETKCRYCLLFHTEAAKMFGATDEEIQEAVHYAKNSVGWSVYLNGTRENYDEFAEELGQMKDYMASKG; from the coding sequence ATGGCGGGCCGGAGCCGGAGCGAGGTTGAGTCGGAGATCAAGGAGACGCTTGGTCTTGTACCGCATTTCTTGGCTCAGATACCCGATGAGATGCTGGACGCCGAGTGGGAGATCTTCAAGAGGATCGAACTCGGCGAGACGCTTATCCCGAACAAGTACAAGGAGCTGATGGGGATAGCGTTGCATTCGGAGACGAAGTGCCGTTACTGCCTGCTCTTCCACACGGAGGCCGCGAAGATGTTCGGGGCCACCGACGAGGAGATTCAGGAAGCTGTCCACTACGCGAAGAACAGCGTCGGCTGGAGCGTGTATCTCAACGGTACGCGTGAGAACTACGACGAATTCGCGGAGGAACTCGGGCAGATGAAGGACTACATGGCGTCGAAGGGCTGA
- a CDS encoding alpha/beta hydrolase — MPRARRTTITTADGVRLACAEYGQGPSAGSTDPAVPVLLLHGLAGHTAEWDVLAGLLGPGYRPVGYDARGHGLSDRLPEDVSRAAHVRDAVAVIDQLALARPVLIGQSLGGLTALLTAAAHPDLVRALVLVEAGPRGPAPELPGKIGTWLDSWPIPFASADEAVRFFGGGPAGLAWAAGLKVRPDGLYPRVDRDVMVGCVAESAVRSFWEEWDEVRCPTLVVRGAAGAMPTSEAEEMRVRGAGRPPRRRPLHRRGRDPRHPAPRRHPRPPLERHPNCTPGNCDYFLGRVHDELTGLDAAMKADPKGPGHFKEPLELTSKLWKTLGDYTSTPNLEKHRTELIGTRDKINVWMQDRPDDYS, encoded by the coding sequence TTGCCGAGAGCACGCCGCACGACGATCACCACGGCCGACGGCGTACGGCTGGCCTGCGCGGAGTACGGACAGGGACCCTCCGCGGGGTCCACCGACCCCGCCGTCCCCGTCCTGCTGCTCCACGGCCTCGCGGGCCACACGGCGGAGTGGGACGTCCTCGCGGGCCTGCTCGGTCCCGGCTACCGCCCGGTCGGCTACGACGCGCGGGGCCACGGCCTGAGCGACCGCCTTCCCGAGGACGTCTCGCGCGCCGCGCACGTACGGGACGCCGTGGCCGTCATCGATCAACTGGCCCTGGCCCGCCCCGTTCTGATCGGCCAGTCCCTCGGCGGACTCACGGCCCTGCTCACCGCCGCCGCCCACCCGGACCTCGTCCGCGCCCTGGTCCTGGTGGAGGCCGGACCGAGGGGCCCGGCCCCCGAACTGCCCGGCAAGATCGGGACCTGGCTGGACTCGTGGCCCATTCCGTTCGCCTCGGCCGACGAGGCGGTGCGCTTCTTCGGCGGCGGCCCGGCGGGCCTGGCCTGGGCGGCGGGCCTAAAGGTCCGTCCCGACGGTCTGTATCCGCGGGTCGACCGGGACGTGATGGTCGGCTGCGTGGCGGAGAGCGCCGTCCGTTCCTTCTGGGAGGAATGGGACGAGGTGCGCTGCCCGACGCTGGTGGTACGGGGCGCGGCGGGCGCCATGCCGACGTCGGAGGCCGAGGAGATGCGGGTACGCGGTGCTGGACGACCTCCGCGTCGGCGTCCGCTCCATCGCCGAGGGCGAGACCCGCGACACCCTGCTCCGCGCCGGCATCCCCGACCCCCTCTGGAACGCCACCCTAACTGCACCCCGGGCAACTGCGACTACTTCCTCGGCCGCGTCCACGACGAACTGACCGGCCTCGACGCCGCCATGAAGGCGGACCCGAAGGGACCGGGCCACTTCAAGGAGCCCTTGGAACTGACGTCCAAGCTCTGGAAGACCCTGGGCGACTACACATCCACGCCGAACCTGGAAAAACACCGCACGGAACTCATCGGCACCCGCGACAAGATCAACGTCTGGATGCAGGACCGCCCGGACGACTACAGCTGA
- a CDS encoding GDSL-type esterase/lipase family protein, whose amino-acid sequence MHTSSAALRRASAASGRLVALNAGISGNRLLRQSLAVGKGPSGVSRFERDVLERAGTEAVFVELGINDIIREPHETGPDRITAGLKALTRQAHARGLRVVGSTLTPFGGNPRHTDELEAVRDRVNDAIRSGDVFDRTVDFDRLLRDPYAPDRLRPEYDSGDGLHPSDAGYRAMGRFVKLGDLIGKEPAQL is encoded by the coding sequence GTGCACACCAGCTCGGCGGCACTCCGGCGCGCATCAGCCGCGTCTGGGCGCCTGGTCGCCCTCAACGCGGGCATCAGCGGCAACCGCCTCCTGCGGCAGAGCCTCGCCGTCGGCAAGGGGCCGAGCGGCGTCTCCCGCTTCGAGCGTGACGTCCTGGAGCGGGCGGGCACCGAGGCCGTCTTCGTCGAGCTGGGCATCAACGACATCATCCGCGAGCCGCACGAGACCGGTCCGGACCGGATCACGGCCGGTCTGAAGGCCCTCACCCGGCAGGCGCACGCCCGCGGGCTGCGGGTCGTCGGGTCGACGCTCACGCCCTTCGGCGGCAACCCGCGCCACACCGACGAGCTGGAAGCCGTACGGGACCGGGTCAACGACGCCATCAGGTCGGGCGACGTCTTCGACCGGACCGTCGACTTCGACCGGCTGCTGCGCGATCCGTACGCCCCCGACCGGCTACGGCCGGAGTACGACTCGGGCGACGGTCTGCATCCGAGCGACGCCGGTTACCGGGCCATGGGGCGCTTCGTGAAGCTCGGAGACCTGATCGGCAAGGAGCCCGCGCAGCTCTGA
- a CDS encoding DUF1707 domain-containing protein yields the protein MTSELPEMRASDAERERVAELLRDAVAEGRIDMAEFDTRLDATYKARTHGELEPLVRDLPAVGATTTGPARTDDGDGRGRWAAKVGRGPATSKWALAIWGGFKRKGSWTVGPKFLATVCMGGGEIDLREARFEQRDVVIRCFTLMGGVHVTVPPDMDVTVRGFGIMGGFGESGEATDVSPGSPRVIITGFSMMGGVGVERKMRAAEKRRLKEERKKAELERNRLRKELD from the coding sequence ATGACGAGTGAACTTCCCGAGATGCGCGCCTCCGACGCCGAGCGCGAGCGCGTCGCCGAACTGTTGCGCGATGCCGTGGCCGAGGGGCGCATCGACATGGCGGAGTTCGACACCCGTCTCGACGCGACGTACAAGGCCCGTACGCACGGTGAGTTGGAGCCACTCGTACGCGACCTGCCCGCGGTGGGCGCGACGACGACCGGTCCGGCGCGGACCGACGACGGTGACGGGCGCGGGCGGTGGGCTGCGAAGGTCGGCCGGGGCCCCGCGACCTCCAAGTGGGCCCTCGCCATCTGGGGTGGATTCAAGCGCAAGGGCTCGTGGACGGTCGGCCCGAAGTTCCTCGCGACGGTCTGCATGGGCGGTGGCGAGATCGATCTGCGCGAGGCCCGGTTCGAGCAGCGTGACGTGGTCATCCGCTGTTTCACGCTGATGGGCGGTGTCCATGTCACCGTACCGCCGGACATGGACGTCACGGTGCGCGGCTTCGGGATCATGGGCGGCTTCGGCGAGAGCGGCGAGGCGACCGATGTGAGTCCCGGGTCGCCTCGGGTGATCATCACGGGGTTCTCGATGATGGGCGGCGTGGGCGTGGAGCGGAAGATGAGGGCGGCGGAGAAGCGCCGTCTCAAGGAGGAGCGCAAGAAGGCGGAGCTGGAGAGGAACAGGCTCCGCAAGGAGCTGGACTGA
- a CDS encoding ATP-binding cassette domain-containing protein translates to MDSDGSGLIELDGVEKVFDVRRRAGLLRREKHQVRAVDGITFRVARGEMVGYIGPNGAGKSTTIKMLTGILTPSAGRLRVAGIDPSRERTKLARRIGVVFGQRTTLWWDLPLIDSYRLVHRMYRIPDRRYRENLERCVELLELGELLEVPVRQLSLGQRMRGDIAAALLHDPEVLYLDEPTIGLDVISKARVREFLRDLNAELRTTVVLTTHDLTDIEQLCERVMVIDHGRLMYDGALAGLHEVGASERTLVVDLERELPAVELPGARVVKVEGPRQWLAFPAAESAAPLVARIAAEYPLVDLSVREPDIESVIAKMLSRRKVPEPAERSTL, encoded by the coding sequence ATGGATTCGGACGGCTCGGGCCTCATCGAACTGGACGGCGTCGAGAAGGTCTTCGACGTCCGGCGAAGGGCGGGTCTGCTGCGCCGCGAGAAGCACCAGGTGCGCGCGGTCGACGGCATCACCTTCCGTGTGGCACGCGGCGAGATGGTCGGCTACATCGGCCCCAACGGTGCCGGCAAGTCCACCACCATCAAGATGCTCACCGGCATCCTGACACCGAGCGCGGGCCGGCTGCGCGTCGCCGGGATCGACCCGTCGCGGGAGCGCACGAAGCTGGCGCGCCGGATCGGCGTGGTGTTCGGCCAGCGCACGACCCTGTGGTGGGACCTGCCGCTGATCGACTCCTACCGGCTGGTGCACCGTATGTACCGCATCCCGGACCGGCGCTACCGGGAGAATCTGGAGCGCTGCGTCGAACTGCTCGAACTGGGCGAGCTGTTGGAGGTCCCCGTACGGCAGCTCTCGCTCGGGCAGCGGATGCGCGGCGACATCGCGGCGGCGCTGCTGCACGACCCCGAGGTGCTGTACCTCGACGAACCGACGATCGGCCTGGACGTGATCTCCAAGGCCAGGGTCCGCGAGTTCCTGCGGGACCTGAACGCGGAGCTCCGTACGACGGTCGTGCTGACCACGCACGACCTCACCGACATCGAGCAGCTCTGCGAGCGGGTCATGGTCATCGACCACGGCCGGCTGATGTATGACGGGGCGCTCGCCGGGCTGCACGAGGTGGGCGCGAGCGAGCGGACCCTGGTCGTCGACCTCGAACGGGAGCTGCCGGCCGTCGAGCTGCCGGGTGCGCGGGTGGTGAAGGTGGAGGGCCCGCGGCAGTGGCTGGCCTTTCCGGCTGCTGAATCGGCGGCGCCGCTGGTGGCGCGGATCGCGGCGGAGTATCCGCTGGTGGACCTCTCGGTACGGGAGCCGGACATCGAATCCGTGATCGCGAAGATGCTCTCCAGGAGGAAGGTCCCGGAACCGGCGGAGCGATCGACGCTGTGA
- a CDS encoding ABC transporter permease, whose protein sequence is MVARGTEEAAEWSRSLLWQGLRAYGLIVAMWVRSTMAYRASFAMTAFGNFAATAFGFVAILLMFSHVDQLGGYSLPEVAFLYGAAGAAFGLADLCLGSMDRLGRRVRDGTLDTLLVRPVPVLAQIAADRFALRRLGRITQGLLVLGYALAALDIAWTPLKVAMIPMMLLSGATIFAAVFVAGAAFQFWAQDAAEVQNSFTYGGTTLLQYPPTVFAKDLVRGVTFVVPLAFVNWLPALYVMGREDPLGLPDWVAFLPPLVAAGCCVLAGAAWRVGLRAYRSTGS, encoded by the coding sequence GTGGTGGCCCGGGGCACCGAGGAGGCCGCCGAGTGGTCGCGCTCGCTGCTGTGGCAGGGGCTGCGCGCGTACGGCCTGATCGTGGCCATGTGGGTGCGTTCGACGATGGCCTACCGCGCGTCGTTCGCCATGACGGCCTTCGGGAACTTCGCCGCGACCGCGTTCGGCTTCGTCGCGATCCTGCTGATGTTCTCCCACGTCGACCAGTTGGGCGGCTACTCGCTGCCCGAGGTCGCCTTCCTGTACGGCGCGGCGGGCGCGGCCTTCGGCCTGGCCGACCTGTGCCTGGGCTCGATGGACCGGCTGGGCCGCCGGGTCAGGGACGGCACCCTGGACACCCTGCTCGTCCGGCCGGTGCCGGTCCTCGCGCAGATCGCGGCGGACCGGTTCGCGCTGCGGCGGCTGGGCCGGATCACCCAGGGCCTGCTGGTGCTCGGATACGCGCTGGCGGCACTGGACATCGCCTGGACGCCGCTGAAGGTCGCGATGATCCCGATGATGCTGCTCAGCGGCGCGACGATCTTCGCGGCGGTGTTCGTGGCGGGCGCGGCGTTCCAGTTCTGGGCGCAGGACGCGGCCGAGGTGCAGAACTCCTTCACGTACGGCGGCACCACACTGCTCCAGTACCCGCCGACGGTCTTCGCGAAGGACCTGGTGCGCGGGGTGACCTTCGTGGTGCCGCTGGCCTTCGTCAACTGGCTGCCCGCCCTGTACGTGATGGGCCGCGAGGATCCGCTGGGGCTGCCGGACTGGGTGGCGTTCCTGCCGCCGCTGGTGGCGGCGGGGTGCTGCGTGCTGGCGGGGGCGGCCTGGCGGGTGGGGCTGCGCGCGTACCGCAGCACGGGGAGTTAG